The Amycolatopsis mongoliensis genome includes a window with the following:
- a CDS encoding type VII secretion protein EccE, translated as MSVETAGAVRPAPPRPASTPLPWLLPIRPLQAALWEIAGIAVLLAWMVDAVSQPVRIGISVAAGLVVLLTSVRFAGRHLAGWALTWTAFRLRRHDTRRDSPDPLLCVAGPVKVRQHVDRAGNRFGVAEVDGGWSALVRLTQGPGAPGPLVEALRSAYRRTDVPLASAQLLTWAIPHGEQVLRVRWLAVRYRPDLAPVAALARGGGDLGALRSTASAALSLMGALAEAGYQSTVLEAGELAKELRVALGVQGAASAPPDRWKSWTWGDAAQRCFRPRSARTVDFAVPGAAFTATSYTLTRTAGGREKAEVTVRVGARPGSPVPAPAASIPLHGRHGAAVRQTLPLALDS; from the coding sequence GTGTCCGTCGAAACCGCCGGCGCCGTGCGCCCGGCACCGCCGCGGCCCGCGTCCACGCCGCTGCCCTGGCTGCTGCCGATCCGGCCGCTGCAGGCCGCGCTGTGGGAGATCGCGGGGATCGCCGTCCTGCTCGCGTGGATGGTCGACGCCGTCTCGCAGCCGGTGCGGATCGGGATCAGCGTGGCGGCCGGGCTCGTGGTGCTGCTGACGTCGGTGCGCTTCGCCGGACGGCACCTGGCGGGCTGGGCCCTGACCTGGACGGCGTTCCGGTTGCGGCGCCACGACACGCGCCGCGACAGCCCCGATCCGCTGCTGTGCGTGGCCGGGCCGGTGAAGGTGCGCCAGCACGTCGACCGCGCGGGCAACCGCTTCGGCGTCGCCGAGGTCGACGGCGGGTGGAGCGCGCTGGTCCGGCTGACGCAGGGGCCGGGAGCACCGGGACCGCTGGTGGAGGCGCTGCGCTCGGCGTACCGGCGCACGGACGTCCCGCTGGCGTCGGCCCAGCTGCTGACGTGGGCCATTCCCCACGGCGAGCAGGTGCTGCGGGTCCGCTGGCTCGCGGTCCGCTACCGGCCGGACCTCGCCCCGGTCGCGGCCTTGGCCCGTGGTGGCGGTGACCTCGGGGCGCTGCGGAGCACGGCGTCGGCGGCGTTGAGCTTGATGGGGGCGCTGGCCGAGGCGGGGTACCAGAGCACGGTGCTGGAGGCGGGGGAGCTGGCGAAGGAGCTTCGGGTGGCGTTGGGCGTCCAGGGGGCCGCTTCCGCGCCACCGGACCGCTGGAAGTCGTGGACGTGGGGCGACGCGGCGCAGAGGTGCTTCCGGCCGCGGTCGGCCCGGACGGTGGACTTCGCGGTGCCGGGCGCGGCTTTCACGGCGACCTCTTACACGCTGACGCGGACGGCCGGGGGGCGGGAGAAGGCCGAAGTGACGGTCCGGGTGGGGGCTCGGCCGGGTTCTCCGGTGCCCGCCCCCGCTGCGTCGATCCCGCTGCACGGGCGGCACGGTGCCGCCGTCCGGCAGACGCTCCCGCTGGCCCTGGACAGCTGA
- a CDS encoding YbaB/EbfC family nucleoid-associated protein: MTDPYAVPDMDELLAQVRKQTEEVQRIQRTVEAMEIKAHSRQNEVTVTLRGDGRFTSIDIDPRAIREYDARNLSEIVLEAVNAGLQKLAEASNAKFAPVISAAKNV, encoded by the coding sequence GTGACCGATCCGTACGCGGTGCCGGACATGGACGAGCTGCTCGCGCAGGTGCGCAAGCAGACCGAGGAGGTCCAGCGGATCCAGCGCACGGTCGAGGCGATGGAGATCAAGGCGCACTCGCGGCAGAACGAGGTCACCGTCACCCTCCGCGGCGACGGGCGCTTCACCTCGATCGACATCGACCCCCGCGCGATCCGTGAGTACGACGCCCGCAACCTCTCGGAAATCGTGCTGGAGGCGGTGAACGCCGGCCTGCAGAAGCTCGCCGAGGCGTCGAACGCCAAGTTCGCCCCGGTGATCTCGGCCGCGAAGAACGTCTGA
- a CDS encoding WXG100 family type VII secretion target: MWGSGVVDASGVVSSVLSGYRQVLVECRRRVTGDPGALSAASQRVATQASTVSGKAKEIDDSAKTLHADWDGDAYTAFATAAGKLGEELTDAATKLDDQAKRLSTAAQLVQSAKAAVDSVIAQFDQYAQQLTAQARAVNSGSVGAFIQAARQLGEQSVQAARQVADEFSDALAELFPPEGTQRLEYKLGKKTAGPLGWLNGSPLDGRKRPRDAPSWFKNSGWKKLTWDGLEGTRAPKKADTPFGQPKPEGLKDKLGNNTEITYYKFKHEQDGLTPEYDGKITSKGWDVGASGHTELAAVKEELEAKGDWGVSSAHAKGTVFAGGEASASGTIGAHGVGAHANVFAGGKVEGEVAADVAGIGVGANGTLQYGIGAQLDAQAVYDAGHLKVNFKAGAALGLGAGVGAKIDIDLPKLGHTITEYGGAAADYVGTAAHDAANAVGSAWDDAVSYVGL; encoded by the coding sequence ATGTGGGGCTCGGGGGTCGTCGACGCGTCGGGGGTGGTCAGCTCCGTGCTGTCCGGCTACCGGCAGGTCCTGGTCGAGTGCCGGAGACGGGTGACCGGTGACCCCGGTGCCCTGAGCGCGGCGTCGCAGCGGGTCGCCACCCAGGCGTCGACGGTCTCGGGCAAGGCGAAGGAGATCGACGACTCCGCCAAGACGCTGCACGCGGACTGGGACGGCGACGCCTACACCGCGTTCGCGACCGCGGCCGGGAAGCTGGGCGAGGAGCTGACCGACGCCGCCACGAAGCTCGACGACCAGGCGAAACGGCTCTCGACGGCGGCGCAGCTCGTGCAGTCGGCGAAGGCCGCGGTCGACTCGGTCATCGCCCAGTTCGACCAGTACGCCCAGCAGCTGACCGCGCAGGCGCGCGCGGTGAACTCGGGCTCGGTCGGCGCGTTCATCCAGGCCGCGCGGCAGCTGGGGGAGCAGAGCGTCCAGGCCGCCCGCCAGGTCGCCGACGAGTTCTCCGACGCACTCGCCGAACTGTTCCCGCCCGAGGGCACCCAGCGGCTGGAGTACAAGCTGGGCAAGAAGACCGCAGGCCCGCTGGGCTGGCTCAACGGCAGCCCGCTCGACGGGCGCAAGCGGCCGCGGGACGCGCCGTCGTGGTTCAAGAACTCGGGCTGGAAGAAGCTCACCTGGGACGGCTTGGAGGGCACTCGCGCGCCGAAGAAGGCGGACACGCCGTTCGGCCAGCCGAAACCCGAGGGGCTCAAGGACAAGCTCGGCAACAACACCGAGATCACCTACTACAAGTTCAAGCACGAGCAGGACGGGCTCACCCCGGAGTACGACGGCAAGATCACGTCGAAGGGCTGGGACGTCGGCGCGTCCGGGCACACCGAGCTGGCCGCGGTGAAGGAAGAGCTCGAAGCCAAGGGGGACTGGGGCGTCTCGTCGGCGCACGCCAAGGGCACGGTGTTCGCCGGCGGCGAGGCGAGCGCGTCCGGCACCATCGGCGCACACGGCGTGGGCGCGCACGCGAACGTCTTCGCCGGCGGGAAGGTCGAGGGCGAGGTCGCCGCGGACGTCGCCGGCATCGGCGTCGGCGCCAACGGCACGCTGCAGTACGGCATCGGCGCGCAGCTCGACGCCCAGGCCGTCTACGACGCCGGGCACCTCAAGGTCAACTTCAAGGCGGGCGCCGCGCTCGGCCTCGGCGCCGGGGTCGGCGCGAAGATCGACATCGACCTGCCGAAGCTCGGCCACACCATCACCGAGTACGGCGGCGCGGCGGCCGACTACGTCGGGACCGCGGCCCACGACGCCGCGAATGCCGTCGGCTCCGCTTGGGACGACGCCGTTTCCTACGTGGGGCTGTGA
- a CDS encoding WXG100 family type VII secretion target, translating into MAGEYRAEPEAMRSSVGNVGGIIAHGINAVADLERLVVAPTSFAGFGSAVAAANAALHSSQVTAVRTLLQLLQQVNGLVKASADAYQAADQAAAAGYGGGHDGSTTPTSSIWGSSHASELATLAINDSAGAHGEPSSVGNVLRYLGDAQLGRLGDHPITDARFHGVADFNDWLAGDADNQARVGLIEVYAGTARTFSDVPGGVHSGDVVVVEPLLFSDRQPVIGVAGDGGRLYNHGLLDARIGGLAKVSVYRPASVV; encoded by the coding sequence ATGGCCGGCGAGTACCGGGCTGAGCCCGAGGCGATGCGCTCGTCCGTCGGCAACGTCGGAGGCATCATCGCCCACGGCATCAACGCCGTGGCCGACCTCGAACGGCTCGTCGTGGCCCCGACGTCGTTCGCGGGCTTCGGCAGTGCCGTCGCCGCCGCGAACGCGGCCCTGCACTCCAGCCAGGTCACCGCCGTCCGCACGCTGCTGCAGCTGCTGCAGCAGGTCAACGGGCTGGTCAAGGCCAGCGCCGACGCCTACCAGGCGGCCGACCAGGCCGCCGCGGCCGGCTACGGCGGGGGCCACGACGGGTCCACGACGCCCACGTCGTCGATCTGGGGGAGCTCGCACGCTTCGGAGCTCGCCACCCTGGCGATCAACGACAGCGCGGGCGCCCACGGCGAGCCGTCGTCGGTCGGCAACGTGCTGCGCTACCTGGGGGACGCGCAGCTCGGCCGGCTCGGGGACCACCCGATCACCGACGCGCGCTTCCACGGCGTCGCCGACTTCAACGACTGGCTGGCCGGCGACGCCGACAACCAGGCGCGCGTCGGGCTCATCGAGGTCTACGCCGGCACCGCGCGCACCTTCTCCGACGTGCCCGGCGGCGTGCACAGCGGCGACGTCGTGGTCGTCGAGCCGCTGCTGTTCTCCGACCGCCAGCCGGTCATCGGCGTCGCCGGCGACGGCGGCCGCCTCTACAACCACGGGCTCCTCGACGCCCGCATCGGCGGGCTGGCGAAGGTCAGCGTCTACCGGCCCGCCTCCGTCGTCTGA
- a CDS encoding WXG100 family type VII secretion target has product MLTFPNSSAMDATASSGGPITILPQIVTGQPEQIAKHVLDLVKKAEQFLSMYTELTKAADQLGKIWSGAASESALKKITESLDQLTKIINVVQKGAELLGVSGTLIKTAQEAYRAVVSAVNPTVASLMSNWWTYGAAVALSTATSASLRAFITSIGALLKALGAVDLAQQVTQLAQVIGEIEKLFHHDSGSSGATTPSIGNTPVTAPQAPPSVASPAGQQAVAGGSGGGIPQQPSFTDYTPPALATGGGSTGTNGASVPVTANGTPLDPSNSWIPVDHASTTPATGSVPPTPAPAPAPSAGGADEVVIHTNLTTGESTVEAPGGQDFDLDIDLDFNGKHFSQHVGYDAAGN; this is encoded by the coding sequence ATGCTGACTTTCCCGAACTCCAGCGCGATGGACGCGACCGCGTCCTCGGGCGGGCCGATCACCATCCTGCCGCAGATCGTCACCGGCCAGCCGGAGCAGATCGCGAAGCACGTGCTCGACCTGGTGAAGAAGGCCGAGCAGTTCCTGAGCATGTACACCGAGCTCACCAAGGCCGCCGACCAGCTCGGCAAGATCTGGTCGGGCGCGGCGAGCGAGTCGGCGCTGAAGAAGATCACCGAATCGCTCGACCAGCTCACGAAGATCATCAACGTCGTGCAGAAGGGCGCCGAGTTGCTCGGCGTCTCCGGCACCCTGATCAAGACCGCGCAGGAGGCCTACCGGGCGGTCGTGTCGGCGGTGAACCCGACGGTCGCGTCGCTGATGTCGAACTGGTGGACCTACGGTGCGGCGGTCGCTTTGTCGACCGCGACCAGCGCGTCGCTGCGTGCGTTCATCACCTCGATCGGCGCGCTGCTCAAGGCGCTCGGCGCGGTGGACCTCGCCCAGCAGGTCACGCAGCTCGCGCAGGTCATCGGCGAGATCGAGAAGCTCTTCCACCACGACTCCGGCAGCTCGGGCGCGACGACACCGTCGATCGGGAACACCCCGGTCACGGCGCCCCAGGCCCCGCCGTCGGTGGCAAGCCCGGCCGGGCAGCAGGCGGTGGCGGGCGGGAGCGGCGGGGGGATCCCGCAGCAGCCTTCGTTCACCGACTACACCCCGCCCGCGCTCGCCACCGGCGGCGGTTCCACCGGCACGAACGGCGCGTCCGTGCCGGTGACCGCCAACGGGACCCCGCTGGACCCCTCGAACAGCTGGATCCCGGTCGACCACGCTTCGACGACGCCGGCCACCGGATCGGTTCCCCCCACCCCGGCTCCCGCTCCCGCTCCTTCGGCGGGTGGTGCCGACGAGGTCGTCATCCACACCAACCTGACCACCGGGGAGTCCACTGTGGAGGCTCCGGGTGGCCAGGACTTCGACCTCGACATCGACCTGGACTTCAACGGGAAGCACTTCAGCCAGCACGTCGGCTACGACGCGGCCGGGAACTAG
- the eccCa gene encoding type VII secretion protein EccCa — translation MSLSPERPTEIVLQSPPMLPKSSSGGMMQLMMFLPMMLGMGAMSFVYIGRDGGVMTYVFGALFICAMGGMVVMSLGRGGMAKKAQINDERRDYQRYLSGLRAQVRDIADGQRAAMVAVQPDPADLWAYVETGKLWDRRRTDGQFAQVRAGTGPQRLATPLKAPQTVPLEDLDPVSSTSLKHFIRTYSTVDGLPVALSLRSFAAVTVAGRRPDVLGLTRALLCQLVTFHSPSDLRIALCVPVDRQHDWEWAKWLPHATAAGATDAVGSRRLAADSAAGLAELLGADLGERPAFSRRAAAELDLPHLVVVVDGGNAHGEPRLIGEDGRLGVTVLEIGQEHPRTFSTERLLSLHTAPDSLGMVVGDATEQRLGFLGRPDVLDRGAAEALARMLTPLHTPAAVVGEKPMSATFGLSGLLGIGDPRDTDTTVTWAPRAARDRLRIPLGVNPEGRPVELDLKESAEGGMGPHGLVIGATGSGKSELLRTLVTALAVMHSSETLNLALIDFKGGATFAGMTGLPHTCAVITNLSDDLALVDRMADALNGELLRRQELLHAAGNYASVRDYEKARADGAALDPLPSLLVIIDEFSELLSARPEFIDLFVAIGRLGRSLGIHLLLASQRLEEGRLRGLDSHLSYRVGLRTFSASESRAVLGVADAYHLPPVPGSAYLKADTDTLIRLKAAYVSGELPPRSTVVREDGQELGVLPFSLAPVEIPVTTEISDAPAADGTGETIIHAMLSRLEGRGPSAHQIWLPPLAEPPTLEQLLPPLGEDAARGLCPLGWGGNGKLTIPVALVDKPFEQRRDMLWADFSGAGGHALIVGAPQSGKSTLMKDIAGMLALTHTPAEVQFFILDMGGGSLAPIAGLPHTSGYATRRDAQRCRRVVAELTTLLEQREEFFSANGIESITTFRQRRGEFTESTDGREFGDVFLFVDNWTTIRQEYEQLEEQITGLAARGLGFGIHVIVSLNQWIGVRAQLRDAIGTRFELRLGDPMDSSIDRKVAVNVPADRPGRGITAEKLHFLAALPRIDGDQRPETIGAGGVDLVRRISDAWKGPRAPKVRLLPPEVPLDTLPAAPGKQVTLGIAESTLRPVCLDFAADPHFVAFGDVESGKSSLLRAIAHGITSAYTPDEAAIIVADYRRGLLGAVPEPHLLGYAGAEGKLTDLITECATAMRNRLPGPSVTPDQLRNRSWWRGPELFVLVDDYELVATVGRNPLQPLLEFLPQARDIGLHVIIVRGSGGAGRALFEPVLQRLRELGSPGLIMSGTKDEGALLADVKPSPQPPGRGTLVSRRHGTGLVQVAWTKPAES, via the coding sequence ATGAGCCTCTCGCCCGAGCGCCCGACCGAGATCGTGCTGCAGTCGCCGCCGATGCTCCCGAAGAGCTCGTCCGGCGGGATGATGCAGCTGATGATGTTCCTGCCGATGATGCTCGGCATGGGCGCGATGTCGTTCGTCTACATCGGACGCGACGGCGGCGTGATGACCTACGTCTTCGGCGCGCTGTTCATCTGTGCCATGGGCGGCATGGTCGTGATGTCCCTGGGCCGCGGCGGTATGGCGAAGAAGGCGCAGATCAACGACGAACGCCGCGACTACCAGCGGTACCTGTCCGGTCTGCGGGCCCAGGTCCGGGACATCGCCGACGGCCAGCGCGCCGCGATGGTCGCCGTCCAGCCCGACCCCGCCGACCTCTGGGCCTACGTCGAGACCGGCAAGCTGTGGGACCGGCGGCGCACCGACGGCCAGTTCGCGCAGGTGCGCGCGGGCACCGGGCCGCAGCGGCTGGCGACGCCGCTGAAGGCACCGCAGACCGTGCCCCTGGAGGACCTGGACCCGGTGTCCTCCACCAGCCTCAAGCACTTCATCCGGACCTACTCGACGGTCGACGGCCTGCCGGTCGCGTTGTCGCTGCGGTCGTTCGCCGCGGTCACCGTGGCGGGACGGCGGCCGGACGTGCTCGGCCTGACGCGGGCGCTGCTGTGCCAGCTCGTCACCTTCCACTCCCCCTCGGACCTGCGGATCGCGCTGTGCGTGCCGGTCGACCGGCAGCACGACTGGGAATGGGCGAAGTGGCTGCCGCACGCGACCGCGGCCGGTGCCACCGACGCCGTCGGCTCCCGGCGGCTGGCCGCCGACTCGGCGGCCGGCCTGGCCGAGCTGCTCGGCGCGGACCTCGGCGAACGCCCGGCGTTCAGCCGGCGCGCGGCGGCCGAGCTCGACCTGCCGCACCTGGTGGTCGTCGTCGACGGCGGCAACGCCCACGGCGAGCCCCGGCTGATCGGCGAAGACGGCAGGCTCGGCGTCACGGTCCTCGAGATCGGGCAGGAGCACCCGCGGACCTTCTCGACCGAGCGGCTGCTGAGCCTGCACACCGCACCCGACTCGCTGGGCATGGTCGTCGGCGACGCCACCGAGCAGCGGCTCGGGTTCCTCGGCCGCCCGGACGTCCTCGACCGCGGCGCCGCGGAGGCGCTGGCCCGGATGCTGACGCCGTTGCACACCCCGGCCGCCGTCGTCGGCGAGAAGCCGATGTCGGCGACGTTCGGGCTGTCCGGGCTGCTCGGCATCGGCGACCCGCGCGACACCGACACCACCGTGACGTGGGCGCCGCGCGCGGCGCGCGACCGGCTGCGGATCCCGCTGGGCGTCAACCCGGAGGGCCGGCCGGTGGAGCTGGACCTCAAGGAGTCGGCCGAGGGCGGGATGGGGCCGCACGGCCTGGTCATCGGCGCGACCGGCTCGGGCAAGAGCGAGCTGCTGCGGACGCTGGTGACGGCGCTGGCCGTGATGCACTCGTCGGAGACGCTGAACCTGGCGCTGATCGACTTCAAGGGCGGCGCGACCTTCGCCGGGATGACCGGGCTGCCGCACACCTGCGCCGTCATCACCAACCTGTCCGACGACCTCGCGCTCGTCGACCGCATGGCCGACGCGCTGAACGGCGAGCTGCTGCGGCGCCAGGAACTCCTGCACGCGGCCGGGAACTACGCGTCGGTGCGCGACTACGAGAAGGCCCGCGCGGACGGCGCGGCGCTCGACCCGCTGCCGTCGCTGCTGGTGATCATCGACGAGTTCAGCGAGCTGCTGTCCGCGCGGCCGGAGTTCATCGACCTGTTCGTGGCGATCGGCCGGCTCGGGCGCTCGCTCGGCATCCACCTCCTGCTGGCGTCGCAGCGGCTCGAGGAGGGCCGCCTGCGCGGGCTCGATTCACACCTGTCCTACCGCGTCGGGCTGCGGACGTTCTCCGCGTCGGAAAGCCGCGCCGTGCTGGGGGTCGCCGACGCCTACCACCTGCCACCGGTGCCGGGCTCGGCGTACCTGAAGGCCGACACCGACACGCTCATCCGGCTCAAGGCCGCCTACGTCTCGGGTGAGCTGCCGCCGCGCAGCACGGTCGTGCGCGAGGACGGGCAGGAGCTCGGCGTGCTGCCGTTCTCGCTGGCCCCGGTGGAGATCCCGGTGACGACCGAGATCTCGGACGCGCCGGCCGCCGACGGCACCGGTGAGACGATCATCCACGCGATGCTGTCACGCCTGGAGGGCCGCGGGCCGTCCGCGCACCAGATCTGGCTGCCGCCGCTGGCCGAACCGCCGACGCTGGAGCAGCTCCTGCCGCCGCTGGGCGAGGACGCCGCGCGCGGCCTGTGCCCGCTCGGCTGGGGCGGCAACGGGAAGCTGACGATCCCGGTCGCGCTGGTGGACAAGCCGTTCGAGCAGCGCCGGGACATGCTGTGGGCCGACTTCTCCGGCGCGGGCGGGCACGCGCTGATCGTCGGCGCGCCGCAGAGCGGGAAGTCCACGCTGATGAAGGACATCGCGGGCATGCTCGCGCTGACGCACACCCCGGCCGAGGTGCAGTTCTTCATCCTCGACATGGGCGGTGGCTCGCTGGCGCCGATCGCCGGGCTGCCGCACACGTCCGGGTACGCCACCCGCCGCGACGCGCAGCGCTGCCGCCGGGTCGTCGCCGAGCTGACGACGCTGCTCGAACAGCGCGAGGAGTTCTTCTCCGCCAACGGGATCGAGTCGATCACGACGTTCCGCCAGCGCCGCGGCGAGTTCACCGAGAGCACCGACGGCCGCGAGTTCGGCGACGTGTTCCTGTTCGTGGACAACTGGACCACGATCCGGCAGGAGTACGAGCAGCTGGAGGAGCAGATCACCGGGCTGGCCGCGCGCGGGCTCGGGTTCGGCATCCACGTGATCGTCTCGCTCAACCAGTGGATCGGCGTCCGCGCGCAGCTGCGCGACGCGATCGGCACGCGCTTCGAGCTGCGCCTCGGCGACCCGATGGACTCCTCCATCGACCGCAAGGTCGCGGTGAACGTCCCCGCCGACCGGCCCGGGCGCGGCATCACCGCGGAGAAGCTGCACTTCCTCGCGGCGCTCCCCCGCATCGACGGCGACCAGCGCCCGGAGACGATCGGCGCGGGCGGCGTCGACCTCGTGCGCCGGATCTCGGACGCGTGGAAGGGGCCGCGCGCGCCCAAGGTCCGCCTGCTGCCGCCCGAGGTGCCGCTGGACACGCTGCCCGCGGCGCCGGGCAAGCAGGTCACGCTGGGCATCGCGGAGTCGACGTTGCGGCCGGTGTGCCTGGACTTCGCGGCGGACCCGCACTTCGTGGCGTTCGGCGACGTCGAGTCCGGCAAGAGCTCGCTGCTGCGGGCGATCGCGCACGGCATCACGTCGGCGTACACGCCGGACGAGGCGGCGATCATCGTCGCGGACTACCGCCGCGGCCTGCTCGGCGCGGTGCCGGAGCCGCACCTGCTGGGCTACGCGGGGGCCGAGGGCAAGCTGACGGATCTGATCACCGAGTGCGCGACCGCGATGCGCAACCGGCTGCCCGGTCCTTCGGTGACGCCGGACCAGCTGCGCAACCGCTCGTGGTGGCGGGGGCCCGAGTTGTTCGTGCTGGTCGACGACTACGAGCTGGTGGCCACGGTCGGCCGGAACCCGTTGCAGCCGCTGCTGGAGTTCCTCCCGCAGGCCCGCGACATCGGCCTGCACGTGATCATCGTGCGAGGCTCCGGCGGCGCGGGCCGGGCGTTGTTCGAGCCGGTGCTGCAGCGGCTGCGGGAGCTGGGGTCGCCGGGGTTGATCATGTCGGGGACGAAGGACGAAGGTGCGTTGCTGGCCGACGTGAAGCCGTCGCCGCAGCCGCCGGGCCGGGGCACGCTGGTCTCCCGCCGGCACGGCACCGGGTTGGTCCAGGTGGCGTGGACCAAGCCGGCGGAAAGCTGA
- the eccD gene encoding type VII secretion integral membrane protein EccD, protein MTASLTGTTRRVTVVTPRARVDVALPQQSTFAELVPQLVRLAGASGQASAEHPGWVLSRLGGAPLALGLSVAAAQIRDGEVLHLTPRERPRGPLLFDDVIDSIASVADSSGGWGPSVARRSGLVAAVVLLLAGGLLVQAAASGSVLAPIGTGLLALVLLLGGGALSRAYGDAEAGAAGAVAGVGVALLAGMSVLPPHPLFSLSAGPLAAGLAAVTVYGVLAAVSVADRLPWFVAITGAAGFGAVTTGVVLLAGVQPVSAAAVVAVLCTALAAVAPMLSLRLARLPLPRVPDDMAAFRADEQPSLGTEMIGRTSRAQAVLTGVLVGLGLVVLASSVVLSTGGPWEAGLAGLLGVAWILRSRSYAGRVQRLVLVCSGVLTLVCAGVWLVASGNRTVVFAAGGAVVLAAVVCLVYATRVARGLRSPYWSRLLDVSEFLVLLSLVPFVGMIAGVYEAVRG, encoded by the coding sequence ATGACCGCGTCTCTCACGGGGACGACCCGCCGGGTCACGGTGGTCACGCCGAGGGCCCGCGTGGACGTCGCCCTGCCGCAGCAGTCGACGTTCGCCGAACTGGTGCCGCAGCTGGTGCGGCTGGCCGGAGCGTCCGGGCAGGCATCGGCCGAACACCCCGGCTGGGTGCTTTCCCGGCTCGGCGGCGCGCCACTGGCCCTCGGCCTGAGCGTCGCGGCCGCCCAGATCCGGGACGGCGAAGTGCTCCACCTGACCCCGCGGGAACGCCCGCGGGGTCCGCTGCTGTTCGACGACGTCATCGACTCGATCGCGAGTGTCGCCGATTCCTCCGGCGGCTGGGGGCCGTCGGTCGCGCGGCGGTCCGGGCTGGTGGCCGCGGTCGTGCTGCTGCTGGCCGGCGGGCTGCTGGTGCAGGCCGCGGCGTCCGGCAGCGTCCTGGCGCCGATCGGGACCGGGCTGCTGGCCCTGGTGCTGCTCCTCGGCGGCGGCGCGCTGAGCCGCGCCTACGGGGACGCCGAAGCCGGCGCGGCCGGCGCGGTGGCCGGCGTCGGCGTCGCGCTCCTGGCCGGGATGTCCGTCCTGCCACCGCATCCGCTGTTCTCGCTGTCGGCGGGACCGCTGGCGGCGGGACTGGCCGCGGTGACGGTGTACGGCGTCCTGGCGGCGGTCTCGGTGGCCGACCGGTTGCCGTGGTTCGTGGCGATCACGGGCGCGGCGGGCTTCGGCGCGGTCACGACGGGCGTGGTCCTGCTGGCGGGCGTCCAGCCGGTGTCGGCCGCGGCGGTGGTCGCGGTGCTGTGCACGGCGCTGGCGGCGGTGGCCCCGATGCTCTCGCTGCGCCTGGCCCGGTTGCCGCTCCCGCGGGTCCCGGACGACATGGCGGCGTTCCGCGCGGACGAACAGCCGTCGCTGGGGACCGAGATGATCGGCCGGACGTCCCGGGCGCAGGCCGTGCTGACGGGCGTGCTGGTGGGTCTCGGCCTGGTGGTCCTGGCGTCGTCGGTCGTGCTTTCCACGGGTGGGCCTTGGGAAGCCGGCCTGGCGGGGTTGCTGGGCGTGGCCTGGATCCTGCGATCCCGGTCGTACGCGGGCCGCGTCCAGCGCCTGGTGCTGGTCTGCTCCGGCGTGCTCACGCTGGTGTGCGCCGGGGTGTGGCTGGTGGCTTCGGGCAACCGCACGGTGGTCTTCGCGGCGGGCGGCGCGGTGGTGCTGGCGGCGGTGGTGTGCCTGGTGTACGCGACGCGGGTCGCCCGCGGGCTGCGTTCGCCTTACTGGTCAAGGCTTCTGGACGTTTCGGAGTTCCTGGTGCTGCTGTCGCTGGTGCCGTTCGTGGGCATGATCGCGGGGGTTTACGAAGCCGTCCGCGGCTGA